A single genomic interval of Nonomuraea rubra harbors:
- a CDS encoding LysR family transcriptional regulator, which produces MELRQLEYFVAVAEEQSFTRAAERVHISQSGVSAQIRRLERELGAELFDRSARAATLTVAGKAALEHARAALAAAGVVGQAVGEVTGLIRGRLTVGMVIGCTVTPLFEALAAFHAAHPGVELSLLEDNSDRLTEAVRDGTVDLALIGTTTATPDGLEALTTIEERLVAAVPPGHPLARGRAVTLREVCEHAIVCMPPGTGLRTLFDQACAAQGLRPAVSLAASAADAIAGLAVRGLGVAVLSESMAASYRDRLTGLLIEDVTAPALLALVWRQHPNSPAVREMLRCCRRAFSGEDGAAPR; this is translated from the coding sequence ATGGAACTGAGGCAGCTCGAGTACTTCGTCGCGGTCGCGGAGGAGCAGAGCTTCACCCGGGCCGCCGAGCGGGTGCACATCAGCCAGTCCGGCGTCAGCGCCCAGATCCGCCGGCTCGAACGCGAGCTCGGCGCCGAGCTGTTCGACCGTTCGGCCCGCGCGGCCACCCTCACCGTCGCCGGCAAGGCGGCGCTCGAACACGCCCGCGCCGCCCTGGCGGCCGCCGGGGTGGTCGGCCAGGCGGTGGGGGAGGTGACCGGCCTGATCAGGGGGCGGCTCACGGTCGGCATGGTGATCGGGTGCACGGTCACGCCGCTGTTCGAGGCGCTGGCCGCCTTCCACGCGGCGCATCCGGGCGTCGAGCTCTCGCTGCTGGAGGACAACTCCGACCGGCTCACCGAGGCCGTCCGCGACGGCACCGTCGACCTGGCCCTCATCGGCACCACCACCGCCACGCCCGACGGGCTGGAAGCGCTGACGACCATCGAGGAACGGCTCGTCGCCGCCGTCCCGCCCGGCCACCCGCTGGCGCGCGGCCGGGCGGTCACCCTGCGCGAGGTGTGCGAGCACGCGATCGTGTGCATGCCGCCGGGCACCGGGCTGCGTACCCTGTTCGACCAGGCGTGCGCCGCGCAGGGCCTGCGGCCGGCCGTGTCGCTGGCGGCGAGCGCCGCCGACGCCATCGCCGGCCTGGCCGTACGCGGGCTCGGGGTGGCGGTGCTGAGCGAGTCGATGGCCGCGTCCTACCGCGACCGGCTCACCGGCCTGCTCATCGAGGACGTGACAGCGCCCGCCCTGCTCGCCCTGGTCTGGCGGCAGCACCCGAACAGCCCGGCGGTAC
- a CDS encoding YybH family protein: protein MTAYEKAMRPEDLTRLFVERSNAGDAAGVAALYEEDAVIAYPPGSRTVGRAAIQELWEKVLASRPRFEPEQPLPTLVSGELALTSTPPRDGAGARAQVVRRQPDGSWLRVLDQPEFVTPGR, encoded by the coding sequence ATGACCGCGTACGAGAAGGCCATGCGGCCGGAGGACCTGACCCGGCTGTTCGTCGAGCGTTCCAACGCCGGCGACGCGGCCGGGGTCGCCGCGCTGTACGAGGAGGACGCGGTGATCGCGTACCCGCCGGGCAGCCGGACCGTCGGCCGCGCGGCCATCCAGGAGCTGTGGGAGAAGGTGCTGGCGAGCCGGCCGCGGTTCGAGCCGGAGCAGCCGCTGCCGACGCTGGTCAGCGGGGAGCTGGCCCTCACCTCCACCCCGCCCAGGGACGGGGCCGGCGCCCGGGCCCAGGTCGTCCGCCGCCAGCCGGACGGGAGCTGGCTGCGCGTGCTCGATCAGCCCGAGTTCGTCACCCCGGGCCGCTGA